The Oncorhynchus clarkii lewisi isolate Uvic-CL-2024 unplaced genomic scaffold, UVic_Ocla_1.0 unplaced_contig_8679_pilon_pilon, whole genome shotgun sequence genome contains the following window.
atagaacactttcctatcagaatggattctatagaacactcctatcagagtggattctatagaacactttcctatcagagtggattctatagaacactttcctatcagagtggattctatagaacactcctatcagagtggattccatagaacactcctatcagagtggattctatagaacactttcctatcagaatggattctatagaacactttcctatcagagtggattctatagaacactttcctatcagaatggattctatagaacactcctatcagagtggattctatagaacactttcctatcagagtggattctatagaacactcctatcagagtggattctatagaacactttcctatcagagtggattctatagaacactcctatcagagtggattctatagaacactcctatcagaatggattctatagaacactcctatcagagtggattctatagaacactcctatcagaatggattctatagaacactcctatcagagtggattctatagaacactcctatcagaatggattctatagaacactcctatcagagtggattccatagaacactcctatcagagtggattctatagaacactttcctatcagagtggattccatagaacactttcctatcagaatggaatctatagaacactttcctatcagaatggaatctatagaacactttcctatcagagtggattctatagaacactcctatcagagtggattctatagaacactcctatcagagtggattccatagaacactcctatcagagtggattccatagaacactcctatcagagtggattctatagaacactcctatcagagtggattccatagaacactttcctatcagaatggattctatagaacactcctatcagagtggattctatagaacactcctatcagagtggattccatagaacactcctatcagagtggattatatagaacactcctatcagagtggattatatagaacactcctatcagagtggattccatagaacactttcctatcagagtggattctatagaacactttcctatcagaatggaatctatagaacactttcctatcagaatggattctatagaacactttcctgtcagagtggattctatagaacactttcctatcagaatggattctatagaacactttcctatcagaatggattctatagaacactttcctatcagaatggattctatagaacactttcctatcagaatggattctatagaacactcctATCAGAGTGGATTCCATCCTCTTTCAATGCTTGACACccacataaaataaacatttatgtGGGTGTATTCTCTGTTTACCCAGAAGTTAAATCTCATGTAGTTTGGCcagtctgtccacgagagattaacAGGGGTGTGAAACCATGTATGACCTTCATAGTGACAGCAGAGTGTTGGGAACATGGCTCCTTTTCCCCCTACTGAAAAATATCTCTCGGCTGCTCCATTAAATCCTAGAATGATGATTATTATCATCTTTAGCCCAGATGTTTTGGTCTGTTCTAGACATGATACAAACACATTCAGGAACACATAAATACAAATATTACTTTGATTTATTTATGATTTAAAATTGAAAATACAGCTTTAGATGTTGAGACACAAATAACGCAACTTATCCAGTATTGgcctgtcaaaccaagacaacgccaggagggagttaggttcaacagcctgtcaaaccaagacaacgccaggagggagttaggttcaacagcctgtcaaaccaagacaacgccaggagggagttaggttcaacagcctgtcaaaccaagataacgccaggagggagttaggttcaacagcctgtcaaaccaagacaacgccaggagggagttaggttcaacagcctgtcaaaccaagacaacgccaggagggagttaggttcaacaggctgtcaaaccaagacaacaccaggagggagttaggttcaacagcctgtcaaaccaagacaacaccaggagggagttaggttcaacagcctgtcaaaccaagacaacgccaggagggagttaggttcaacaggctgtcaaaccaagacaacaccaggagggagttaggttcaacagcctgtcaaaccaagataacgccaggagggagttaggttcaacagcctgtcaaaccaagacaacgccaggagggagttaggttcaacagcctgtcaaaccaagacaacgccaggagggagttaggttcaacaggctgtcaaaccaagacaacaCCAGGAGGGAGTTAGcttcaacagcctgtcaaaccaagacaacaccaggagggagttaggttcaacagcctgtcaaaccaagacaacaccaggagggagttaggttcaacagcctgtcaaaccaagacaacgccaggagggagttaggttcaacagcctgtcaaaccaagacaacaccaggagggagttaggttcaacagcctgtcaaaccaagctcagagccaggagggagttaggttcaacagcctgtcaaaccaagacaacgccaggagggagttaggttcaacagcctgtcaaaccaagacaacgccaggaaggagttaggttcaacagcctgtcaaaccaagctcagagccaggagggagttaggttcaacagcctgtcaaaccaagacaacgcctggagggagttaggttcaacagcctgtcaaaccaagacaacaccaggagggagttaggttcaacagcctgtcaaaccaagacaacgccaggaaggagttaggttcaacagcctgtcaaaccaagctcagagccaggagggagttaggttcaacagcctgtcaaaccaagacaacgcctggagggagttaggttcaacagcctgtcaaaccaagacaacgccaggaaggagttaggttcaacagcctgtcaaaccaagacaacgccaggaagtagttaggttcaacagcctgtcaaaccaagacaacgccatgagggagttaggttcaacagcctgtcaaaccaagacaactccatgagggagttaggttcaacagcctgtcaaaccaagacaacgccaggaaggagttaggttcaacagcctgtcaaaccaagacaacgccatgagggagttaggttcaacagcctgtcaaaccaagacaactccatgagggagttaggttcaacagcctgtcaaaccaagctcagagccaggagggagttaggttcaacagcctgtcaaaccaagacaacgccaggagggagttaggttcaacagcctgtcaaaccaaaCTCAGAGccaggagggagttaggttcaacagcctgtcaaaccaagcTCAGAGCCAGGAGGGAGTTtggttcaacagcctgtcaaaccaagctcagagccaggagggagttaggttcaacagcctgtcaaaccaagataacgccaggagggagttaggttcaacagcctgtcaaaccaagacaacgccaggagggagttaggttcaacagcctgtcaaaccaagctcagagccaggagggagttaggttcaacagcctgtcaaaccaagacaacaccaggagggagttaggttcaacagcctgtcaaaccaagataacgccaggagggagttaggttcaacagcctgtccACCCTCACACGCCTTGCCTTGCTTGTTCTgggaacatgtgtgtgtgtgtgtaaatgttggtgtggtgtgtgtgtgtaaatgttggtgtggtgtgtgtttgtaaatgttggtgtggtgtgtgtgtgtgtaaatgttagtgtggtgtgtgtgtgtgtgtgtgtaaatgttggtgtggtgtgtgtgtgtgtgtaaatgttggtgtggtgtgtgtgtgtgtgtgtgtgtgtgtgtgtgtgtgtgtgtgtgtgtgtgtgtgtgtgtctaaatgtGTTAGGTCCATCGTTAGAGGAATGAGACCAAGCAGCAGCAAAGTGGTCATGATTTTTAATACTGAATTCCAACAAACACAAATCCAAACGCAACGTTCTGCAGGGttaaaaacaagatcccacaacttaaggtgtgtgtgtgtgtgtgtgtgtgtgtgtgtgtgtgtgtgtgtgtgtgtgtgtgtgtgtgtgtgtgtgtgtgtgtgttaatgttagTATAAAcacattgagagcattctgtcacaACAGTCGTATAACTGTATAATATAGACTGGTCTGCAACATGAAACATACCTCCATTAGACGTACATAGGCCTGGGCAAAACAACAACCAATATGTCCATATACTTTCAGAATAATCCTCAGTAACCTTTAACCTTTCCCATAATCAGATGGGACATATAGAGAAGATAGAGGAGTTTTCACATTTCTGCAGGTAGTCTCTCTACCGTACAGGTGAGCATCACGTGACGTCACTGTCCCAGTACCCTCAGGTAAAGCTACCTAGCGGCCCGGTAACGGGTTGTTCAGTCCCGGGAGAACACGTATTCGGTGTAGCTGGTCCAGATTTTGTCCTCGTTCGGGTCGCTGCTCGCGTACGCGCACGTGCCCGTGGAGCTGCAAGCCACCATGCGGAACCCGACCTCCGCGAGCCTGTCGAACGCCTGCTCGAGAAAGTTATACTTCAGATAGTACCGGGAGGTGTACCTCTCAGGTGGTTTGTCCGGGTCTCTGCTCTCATTCAGAGTCTCACCGAAAACTTCTTTGGCCAGGGACGTCTTTCCGCAAACCGTTATTCTGGCCACTCGCCTGAACTTGGCGTCCGTTTGAATATCCCTCCCGATGGTGTAGGAGCCCCGGTAACCAATGGTAATATAGCCATGCTTCTGGAACGGGGAGCGAAGACTCGGAGTCGGGCTGCTCACCGCGGTCGTGGTGATGCTGCTACTACCCAGAGCGCACGCGAGAGAAGCCTCTTCCGGGTCCCCATGGGCGCACAGCTCGTCCCCGAGAGAGTTATCTTTACTCGCTGCCGGTCTGAGGCGCTGTGCGAGCTCGTGCAGCTGGAAGAACTCTGCCTCCTTCTGTAACCGACCCCTCTCCTTAAAGAAGTCCGGTAGAACGATGTCCCTTTCCCGCAGATAATCCAGAATATACCTGAACAGAAATCCATCCCGGTCAAAGAAGTAGCGTCCTTTGCTGTCTTTCGGTAGTTCTGTAGGGCTCTTCTGTGCGAACATAGTCCACAGGAGAGAGTTTGGGACGGAGACTAAAGTTGCATGTCGAGTTACATACACTTGCCCGCCGACGTTTAATTCTATTATATCAGAAAAGGACGACTGTTGGTTCTCACTGTgtgccatctctctccccctgcgcGCCTGGGTGGAACTCCAACGGACTTGGCGAATCCAGGAAATGGAAAAAAATAACAACAGTACAAATGTAACGGTTTTGTTTAAATGGCTGGAGTTGtgtgggaggagaagaggaggaggaggagacggactGGGGAGGCAGCAGAATATTGCTGAAAAGTTAACTCTTCACGGACAGAGTTTGTGACTTCCCTCAGTCAGTATGGAAGACTTCTCTTTTAGTAGAAGTAAAACTATGAAACCACTCGACCAGAGGTGTAAAGTAATTAagtaaaaacactttaaagtactacttactgtaagtagttgttttggggtatctgtactttatatatattttttacaacttttacttttacctcactatattcctaaagaaaataatgtactttttagtccgtacattttccttgacacccaaaagtcctcgttacattttgaatgcttagcaggacaggacaactgtccaattcacgcacttctCCCCGccgcctctgatctgacggactcactaaacaacgCAAATGCTTCGTAGTTTTAAATGCGTGTTGGAGTGAGCCCCTGGATATCCTTTAAAACAAAGACAATGCTGCCGTCTGGTTGGCTTAATATAAACACGGTGATAAGATTTAcacttttatttttgatactaaagtatatttaaaaccaactatttttagacttttactcgagTAGTTTTTCaccgggtgactttcacttttacgtgagttattttctatgaaggtatctttacttttactcaagtatgagcaCTGAGTTAATTTTCCACCGCTggtcaagacagggagagaccgaCATCTAGTGgggatgttttattttttaacctttattgaactaggcaagtcagttaagaacaaattcttattttcaatgacggccctaGGAACAGTctaggaactgcctgttcaggggcagaacgacagatttgtacctcatATTTCCCCACTAATtgttattttgaccaatcagatcagatcttttgccaataattgggaaAAAGGGTCAGAACTGGGCTGCCTGTATAAACTAAGGGATGGAGACCCtccaatagatagagaccctccaatagatagagaccctacaagacaacagtgttccAATAGATAGAGGCCCACCAAGTCtccagtgtttcaatagatagagaccctacaatagatagagaccctacaagacaacagtgtttcaatagatagagaccctacaagacaacagtgtttcaatagatagagaccctacaagacaacagtggttcaatagatagagaccctacaatagatagagaccctacaagacaacagtggttcaatagatagagaccctacaagacaacagtgtttcaatagatggagaccctacaagacaacagtgtttcaatagatagagaccctacaagataacagtgtttcaatagatagagaccctacaagacaacagtgtttcaatagatagagaccctacaagacaacagtggttcaatagatagagaccctacaagacaacagtgtttcaatagatggagaccctacaagacaacagtgtttcaatagatagagaccctacaagacaacagtgtttcaatagatagagaccctacaagacagcagtggttcaatagatagagaccctacaatagatagagaccctacaagacaacagtggttcaatagatggagaccctacaagacaacagtgtttcaatagatagagaccctacaagacaacagtgtttcaatagatagagaccctacaagacaacagtggttcaatagatggagaccctacaagacaacagtgtttcaatagatagagaccttccaagacaacagtgtttcaatagatagagaccctaatagatagagaccctacaagacaacagtggttcaatagatggagaccctacaagacaacagtggttcaatagatggagaccctacaagacaacagtgtttcaatagatagagaccctacaagacaacagtgtttcaatagatagagaccctccaagacaacagtgtttcaatagatagagaccctacaagacaacagtggttcaatagatagagaccctacaagacaacagtgtttcaatagatagagaccctacaagacaacagtgtttttcAATAGagagagaccctacaagacaacagtgtttcaatagatagagaccctacaatagatagagaccctacaagacaacagtgtttcaatagatagagaccctacaagacaacagtggttttcaatagatagagaccctacaagacaacagtgtttttcaatagatagagaccctacaagacaacagtgtttcaatagatagagaccctacaatagatagagaccctacaagacaacagtggttcaatagatagagaccctacaagacaacagtggttcaatagatagagaccctacaagacaacagtgtttcaatagatagagaccctacaagacaacattgtttcaatagatagagaccctacaatagatagagaccctacaagacaacagtgtttcaatagatagagaccctacaagacaacagtgtttcaatagatagagaccctacaagacaacagtgtttcaatagatagagaccctacaagacaacagtggttcaatagatagagaccctacaagacaacagtgtttcaatagatagagaccctacaagacaacagtgtttcaatagatagagaccctacaagacaacagtggttcaatagatagagaccctacaagacaacagtggttcaatagatagagaccctacaagacaacagtgtttcaatagatagagaccctacaagacaacagtgtttcaatagatagagaccctacaagacaacagtggttcaatagatagagaccctacaatagatagagaccctacaatacaacagtgtttcaatagatagagaccctacaagacaacagtgtttcaatagatagagaccctacaagacaacagtgtttcaatagatagagaccctacaagacaacagtgtttcaatagatagagaccctacaagacaacagtgtttcaatagatagagaccctacaagacaacagtgtttttcaatagatagagaccctacaagacaacagtgtttttcaatagatagagaccctacaagacaacagtgtttcaatagatagagaccctacaatagatagagaccctacaagacaacagtgtttcaatagatagagaccctacaagacaacagtgtttcaatagatagagaccctacaagacaacagtggttcaatagatagagaccctacaatagatagagaccctacaagacaacagtggttttcaatagatagagaccctacaagacaacagtgtttttcaatagatagagaccctacaagacaacagtgtttcaatagatagagaccctacaatagatagagaccctacaagacaacagtgtttcaatagatagagaccctacaagacaacagtgtttcaatagatagagaccctacaagacaacagtggttcaatagatagagaccctacaatagatagagaccctacaagacaacagtggttttcaatagatagagaccctacaagacaacagtgtttttcaatagatagagaccctacaagacaacagtgtttcaatagatagagaccctacaatagatagagaccctacaagacaacagtgtttcaatagatagagaccctacaagacaacagtgtttcaatagatagagaccctacttgacaacagtggttcaatagatagagaccctacaagacaacagtgtttcaatagatagagaccctacaagacaacagtgtttttcaatagatagagaccctacaatagatagagaccctacaagacaacagtggttcaatagatagagaccctacaagacaacagtgtttcaatagatagagaccctacaagacaacagtgtttcaatagatagagaccctccaagacaacagtggttcaatagatagagaccctacaatagatagagaccctacaagacaacagtggttttcaatagatagagaccctacaatagatagagaccctacaagacaacagtggttttcaatagatagagaccctacaatagatagagaccctacaagacaacagtggttttcaatagatagagaccctacagaTAATTGAACAAGAGTGACATCtagtgtacaatgtagaaaaatgcAGATCGGACCATGACTTGAGCACGTCTTAATTCTTATCACGTATCCCCAGTGGAGAGAGAACAGTAGCGCAGGCTATCTTCAGTAAGAGACTGAACAGAGACTCCTAGACAGTCCCCATAGTGGTCCTCTGAGAACATGATCTAAGGACCATTGACTTTAAAGAGCGGCCCCAGATCAGATGTCCCAAGGGGGCACCACTGAGATAATAACCCTGGAGTGGAAATAGTCCTCTTAGGATCACTGGACTGTGTAGTTCCTCAATGGCTCTAAACAGCTGTTTTATTTATTGACTCTTTAGCTATACATATGCAACACTTGGATTTATGACAGACAGATGGTTCAACCAGCCAGTGGGAGTATGTTGTATGTCAGCTGATTATTGGAGAGGAGCAGTCACAGCCTTTCAAATGAAATCTGCTATCTTATGGGTAAAATAGAACAAAAcggaatagaatacaacagaatagaatagaatacaacagaatagaatacaacagaatagaatagaatacaacagaatagaatacaacagaatagaatacaacagaatagaatacaacagaatataatagaatacaacagaatagaatacaacagaatagaatacaacagaatagaatacaacagaatataatagaatacaacagaatagaatacaacagaacagaatacaacagaatagaatacaacagaatagaatacaacagaatacaacagaatagaatacaacagaatagaatagaatacaacagaatagaatacaacagaatacaacagaatagaatacaacagaatagaacagaatagaatagaatacaacagaataaaatagaatacagcagaatagaacagaatacaacagaatagaatagaatacaacagaatagaatagaatacaacagaatagaatacaacagaatagaatacaacagaatagaatacaacagaatagaacagaatagaatacaacataatagaatacaacagaatagaatagaatacaacagaatagaatacaacagaatacaacagaatagaatacaacagaatagaatagaatacaacagaatagaatacaacagaatagaatacaacaaaatagaatacaacagaatagaatagaatacaacagaatagaatacaacagaatagaatacaacagaatagaatacaacagaatagaacagaatagaatacaacagaatagaacagaatagaatacaacagaatagaatacaacaaaatagaatacaacagaatagaatacaacagaatagaatacaacagaatagaatacaacagaatagaacagaatagaatacaacagaatagaatacaacagaatagaatagaatacaacagaatagaatacaacagaatacaacagaatagaatacaacagaatagaatagaatacaacagaatagaatacaacagaatagaacagaatagaatagaatacaacagaataaaatagaatacagcagaatagaacagaatacaacagaatagaatataatacaacagaatagaatagaatacaacagaatacaatagaatacaactgaatagaatagaatacaacagaatataatacaacagaatagaatacaacagaatagaatagaatacaacagaatagaacacaacagaatagaatacaacagaatagaatagaatacaacagaatacaatagaatacaacagaatagaatagaatacaacagaatataatacaacagaatagaatacaacagaatagaatagaatacaacagaatacaatagaatacaacagaatagaatagaatacaacagaatataatacaacagaatagaatacaacagaatacaatagaatacaacagaatagaatagaatacaacagaatacaacagaatagaatagaatacaacagaatagaatagaatacaacagaatataatacaacagaatagaatacaacagaatacaatagaatacaacagaatagaatagaatacaacagaatacaatagaatacaacagaatagaatagaatacaacagaatacaatcgaatacaacagaatagaatcgaatacaacagaatagaatacaacagaatagaatacaacagaatagaatagaatacaacagaatacaatagaatacaacagaatagaatagaatacaacagaatataatacaacagaatagaatacaacagaatataatagaatacaacagaatagaatacaacagaatataatagaatacaacagaatacaatagaatacaacagaatataatagaatacaacagaatataatacaacagaatataatagaatacaacggaatagaatacaacagaatataatacaacagaatataatagaatacaacagaatataatacaaca
Protein-coding sequences here:
- the LOC139404669 gene encoding BTB/POZ domain-containing protein KCTD12-like produces the protein MAHSENQQSSFSDIIELNVGGQVYVTRHATLVSVPNSLLWTMFAQKSPTELPKDSKGRYFFDRDGFLFRYILDYLRERDIVLPDFFKERGRLQKEAEFFQLHELAQRLRPAASKDNSLGDELCAHGDPEEASLACALGSSSITTTAVSSPTPSLRSPFQKHGYITIGYRGSYTIGRDIQTDAKFRRVARITVCGKTSLAKEVFGETLNESRDPDKPPERYTSRYYLKYNFLEQAFDRLAEVGFRMVACSSTGTCAYASSDPNEDKIWTSYTEYVFSRD